A window of Silurus meridionalis isolate SWU-2019-XX chromosome 4, ASM1480568v1, whole genome shotgun sequence contains these coding sequences:
- the anxa13 gene encoding annexin A13 isoform X1 has protein sequence MGNCQPTVFPYEEFDVVADIKAIRKACKGLGTDEKAIIEILANRSACQRMEIKQAYFEKYDDELVDVLKSELSGNFENAILAMLDPPHVFAVKELRKAMKGAGTDEDVLVEILCTASNAEIATYKETYFQVHERDLESDIAGDTSGDVRRLLTLLLEGNRDESYEVDEILAEQDAVALFEAGEGRFGTDESTFSYILATRNYLQLQVMFKAYESISGSEILDVLENETSGTLKKCYIALVRCAKNPQLYFARRLNAAMKGAGTDEDTLIRIIVGRSEIDLETIKDMYLEKYDVPLKEAISSECNGDFKRLLVAICH, from the exons CCAACCGTTTTTCCCTATGAGGAGTTTGACGTTGTGGCCGACATCAAGGCGATCCGCAAAGCCTGCAAGGGCTTAG GCACTGATGAGAAAGCCATCATTGAAATCCTGGCTAATCGTTCTGCATGTCAGCGCATGGAGATAAAACAGGCTTACTTTGAGAAGTATGACGAT GAGCTGGTAGATGTGCTGAAGAGCGAGTTGTCTGGGAATTTCGAGAACGCCATCCTCGCCATGCTGGATCCCCCTCACGTGTTTGCCGTGAAGGAGCTGCGCAAGGCGATGAAGGGAGCAGGAACTGATGAGGATGTCCTGGTGGAGATCCTCTGCACTGCCTCCAATGCT GAGATTGCTACTTACAAAGAAACCTACTTCCAAG TGCATGAGAGGGATCTGGAGTCAGATATCGCCGGAGACACCAGCGGGGATGTCAGGAGGCTGCTAACTCTGCTCCTTGAG GGAAATCGAGATGAGAGCTATGAGGTGGACGAAATTCTCGCTGAACAAGACGCCGTGGCACTGTTTGAG GCCGGAGAGGGCCGCTTCGGCACAGACGAGTCGACGTTCAGCTACATCCTGGCCACCAGGAACTACCTCCAGCTGCAGGTCATGTTTAAAGCCTACGAATCG ATTTCTGGATCGGAGATTCTGGACGTCCTAGAGAACGAAACCTCAGGAACGCTGAAGAAGTGTTACATTGCACTGG TCAGATGTGCTAAGAATCCACAGCTATACTTCGCTCGGCGTCTGAATGCAGCCATGAAGGGAGCAGGCACTGATGAGGACACCCTGATCCGTATCATCGTCGGACGCTCTGAG aTTGACCTGGAGACCATTAAGGACATGTACCTGGAGAAATACGACGTTCCTCTGAAGGAGGCCATCAGCTCCGAGTGCAACGGAGACTTTAAGCGCCTCCTAGTGGCCATCTGTCATTAA
- the anxa13 gene encoding annexin A13 isoform X2, with product MGNCQPTVFPYEEFDVVADIKAIRKACKGLGTDEKAIIEILANRSACQRMEIKQAYFEKYDDLVDVLKSELSGNFENAILAMLDPPHVFAVKELRKAMKGAGTDEDVLVEILCTASNAEIATYKETYFQVHERDLESDIAGDTSGDVRRLLTLLLEGNRDESYEVDEILAEQDAVALFEAGEGRFGTDESTFSYILATRNYLQLQVMFKAYESISGSEILDVLENETSGTLKKCYIALVRCAKNPQLYFARRLNAAMKGAGTDEDTLIRIIVGRSEIDLETIKDMYLEKYDVPLKEAISSECNGDFKRLLVAICH from the exons CCAACCGTTTTTCCCTATGAGGAGTTTGACGTTGTGGCCGACATCAAGGCGATCCGCAAAGCCTGCAAGGGCTTAG GCACTGATGAGAAAGCCATCATTGAAATCCTGGCTAATCGTTCTGCATGTCAGCGCATGGAGATAAAACAGGCTTACTTTGAGAAGTATGACGAT CTGGTAGATGTGCTGAAGAGCGAGTTGTCTGGGAATTTCGAGAACGCCATCCTCGCCATGCTGGATCCCCCTCACGTGTTTGCCGTGAAGGAGCTGCGCAAGGCGATGAAGGGAGCAGGAACTGATGAGGATGTCCTGGTGGAGATCCTCTGCACTGCCTCCAATGCT GAGATTGCTACTTACAAAGAAACCTACTTCCAAG TGCATGAGAGGGATCTGGAGTCAGATATCGCCGGAGACACCAGCGGGGATGTCAGGAGGCTGCTAACTCTGCTCCTTGAG GGAAATCGAGATGAGAGCTATGAGGTGGACGAAATTCTCGCTGAACAAGACGCCGTGGCACTGTTTGAG GCCGGAGAGGGCCGCTTCGGCACAGACGAGTCGACGTTCAGCTACATCCTGGCCACCAGGAACTACCTCCAGCTGCAGGTCATGTTTAAAGCCTACGAATCG ATTTCTGGATCGGAGATTCTGGACGTCCTAGAGAACGAAACCTCAGGAACGCTGAAGAAGTGTTACATTGCACTGG TCAGATGTGCTAAGAATCCACAGCTATACTTCGCTCGGCGTCTGAATGCAGCCATGAAGGGAGCAGGCACTGATGAGGACACCCTGATCCGTATCATCGTCGGACGCTCTGAG aTTGACCTGGAGACCATTAAGGACATGTACCTGGAGAAATACGACGTTCCTCTGAAGGAGGCCATCAGCTCCGAGTGCAACGGAGACTTTAAGCGCCTCCTAGTGGCCATCTGTCATTAA